CCGTCCGAGGTTTGCAGAAGCTGTTTGAGTTCCGAAAATGTCATAACCTCATTGGCGGCCAGAGCGCTGACAATCGCCAAGCGTATGCGATCGTGAATGATACGATCCAACGGCGGCTGGCCGGTGGGCGTCACCAAACCGCGCACCACGCGCATCGTGCGTGTTTCCGGCGTTTCGGAAGAGGCGGTCATGGCGCGAGTCTTGGGCAATGCATTTTGTTTAGCCACCATACCTCCGTGCGA
This sequence is a window from Cytophagia bacterium CHB2. Protein-coding genes within it:
- a CDS encoding transcriptional regulator, which produces MVAKQNALPKTRAMTASSETPETRTMRVVRGLVTPTGQPPLDRIIHDRIRLAIVSALAANEVMTFSELKQLLQTSDGNLSVHARKLEEAHYLSVTKYFEGKTPKTEYRLTKAGRRALENYLGQMESLIQAMRDQ